From the genome of Gemmatimonas sp., one region includes:
- the mog gene encoding molybdopterin adenylyltransferase, producing MVPAVVGVLTISDRASTGVYEDKSGPAIQSVLTRWIASPWRAECRLVADEQPLIEAALRELADEFHCALIVTTGGTGPSPRDVTPEATVAVCDRMLPGFGEQMRAVSARTVPTAILSRQVAGTRGSSLIINLPGKPAAIEECLGAVWAAVPYCIDLIGGPRLLFSAEAPAPFRPTSA from the coding sequence GTGGTCCCGGCCGTCGTCGGTGTCCTCACCATCTCCGACCGCGCCTCGACGGGGGTGTACGAAGACAAATCCGGTCCGGCGATCCAGTCGGTGCTGACGCGCTGGATCGCGTCGCCGTGGCGAGCTGAGTGCCGGCTGGTAGCCGACGAGCAGCCGCTGATCGAGGCGGCGCTCCGCGAACTGGCCGACGAGTTTCATTGCGCGTTGATCGTGACGACCGGTGGTACGGGTCCGTCGCCGCGCGACGTGACGCCCGAAGCCACGGTGGCCGTGTGTGACCGGATGCTGCCAGGGTTTGGGGAGCAGATGCGGGCGGTGTCGGCGCGCACCGTGCCCACGGCGATCCTGTCGCGTCAGGTGGCGGGTACCCGCGGGAGCTCCCTGATCATCAATCTCCCGGGAAAGCCGGCGGCGATCGAGGAATGCCTCGGCGCGGTCTGGGCGGCGGTCCCATATTGCATTGATCTCATCGGAGGGCCGCGGCTGCTGTTCAGCGCCGAGGCCCCCGCCCCGTTCCGCCCCACCAGCGCGTAA
- a CDS encoding GxxExxY protein, producing MTAGILRVFREVHDELRHGHPEVIYQRAMVIALGDAGYAVAREVDVALNFRERVIGRGRLDLVVNDLVVLECKVARSVEPDAVGQLLGYLKATKYEVGLVLTFGRRPDQKRVVFTKTP from the coding sequence GTGACGGCGGGGATTCTTCGGGTGTTTCGGGAGGTGCATGACGAGCTGCGTCATGGGCATCCGGAGGTGATTTACCAGCGGGCGATGGTGATTGCGTTGGGCGACGCGGGGTATGCGGTGGCGCGTGAGGTGGACGTCGCTTTGAATTTCCGCGAGCGGGTGATTGGGCGCGGGCGGCTGGATCTCGTGGTGAACGACCTCGTCGTCCTCGAGTGCAAGGTGGCCCGGTCGGTCGAGCCGGATGCGGTGGGGCAGCTCCTCGGCTACCTGAAGGCGACGAAATACGAGGTCGGCCTCGTCCTCACCTTCGGTCGTCGCCCTGATCAAAAACGTGTAGTCTTCACCAAGACTCCATAG
- a CDS encoding dipeptidase, whose product MKRILIGLLVLVVLGAVGFVTVGPRIADSRMNTVVSTSLPIVSPVASALHRRLFVADMHADQLLWGRDPLERVARGHVDVPRLQEGHVALQVFSVVTKTPRGMNYDHNTGDTDNVLLLAIAERWPRATWTSLRARAMYQADKLRDATLRSANTLTLITTREEMAQFVERRAGDPAQVSTLLAIEGLHALDGKLESVDTLYAAGFRMMGLTHFFDNEVAASAHGVTHAGLTPLGRQVIARMEALGIIVDLAHSSQQTVQEVLGMATRPVVVSHTGVAATCPGPRNLTDDQLRAIAANGGLVGIGYWDGAVCEPTVANIVKAIQHAVQVAGAAHVALGSDFDGATRTPFDTRGMAAITDGLLTAGMDQGTIAQVMGGNTRDFLLAQLPSTSPTLRAGR is encoded by the coding sequence ATGAAGCGTATCCTGATCGGACTGCTGGTGCTGGTGGTGCTCGGGGCAGTCGGTTTCGTCACCGTCGGCCCGCGCATTGCCGACAGTCGGATGAACACCGTCGTGAGCACGTCCCTGCCGATCGTATCGCCGGTGGCTTCGGCGTTGCATCGTCGGTTGTTCGTGGCCGACATGCACGCCGACCAGCTGTTGTGGGGACGCGATCCACTGGAGCGCGTGGCCCGAGGACACGTGGATGTGCCGCGCTTGCAGGAAGGCCACGTGGCGCTGCAGGTGTTCTCGGTCGTCACGAAGACACCGCGCGGCATGAACTACGATCACAACACCGGCGACACGGACAACGTGCTGTTGTTGGCGATCGCGGAGCGCTGGCCGCGCGCCACATGGACGAGTCTGCGTGCGCGCGCGATGTATCAGGCTGACAAGCTGCGCGACGCGACGCTGCGCTCGGCGAATACGCTCACGCTGATCACGACGCGCGAGGAGATGGCGCAGTTCGTGGAGCGCCGCGCCGGTGATCCGGCACAGGTCTCGACGTTGCTCGCGATCGAAGGGCTGCATGCGCTCGACGGAAAGCTGGAGAGCGTGGACACCCTCTACGCCGCCGGCTTCCGCATGATGGGACTGACGCACTTCTTCGACAACGAAGTTGCGGCCAGCGCGCACGGCGTCACGCACGCGGGGCTCACGCCGCTCGGTCGTCAGGTCATCGCGCGCATGGAAGCGCTCGGCATCATTGTCGATCTCGCGCATTCCTCGCAACAGACGGTGCAGGAGGTGCTCGGCATGGCCACGCGGCCAGTCGTGGTATCGCACACCGGCGTAGCGGCCACGTGCCCGGGGCCGCGCAACCTCACGGACGATCAGCTGCGGGCGATCGCGGCCAACGGTGGACTCGTCGGCATTGGCTACTGGGATGGTGCGGTGTGCGAGCCCACCGTCGCCAATATCGTGAAGGCGATCCAGCATGCGGTACAGGTGGCCGGTGCCGCGCACGTCGCGCTAGGCTCCGACTTCGATGGTGCCACGCGCACTCCGTTCGATACGCGCGGCATGGCGGCGATCACCGATGGCCTCCTTACGGCCGGCATGGATCAGGGCACGATCGCGCAGGTGATGGGTGGCAACACACGGGACTTCCTGCTGGCGCAGCTGCCCTCGACGTCGCCGACCCTTCGGGCGGGCCGCTAA
- the sugE gene encoding quaternary ammonium compound efflux SMR transporter SugE has translation MLVVAGVLEVVWAIGLKYSDGFRKPMPSAITVSAMIASFYYLAQALKTLPVGTGYAVWTGIGAVGTAIVGVLVFGESRDLGRILSVALIVCGIIGLKLTSPS, from the coding sequence ATGCTGGTGGTGGCCGGAGTGCTGGAAGTCGTCTGGGCCATCGGCCTCAAGTACTCCGACGGCTTCCGGAAGCCCATGCCGTCGGCGATCACCGTGAGCGCCATGATCGCGAGCTTCTACTACCTCGCGCAGGCGCTCAAGACCCTGCCGGTCGGTACTGGCTATGCGGTTTGGACCGGCATCGGCGCGGTGGGTACCGCCATCGTCGGCGTCCTCGTGTTCGGTGAGTCGCGCGATCTGGGACGGATCCTGTCGGTCGCGCTGATCGTGTGCGGCATCATCGGCCTCAAGCTGACCTCGCCGAGCTAG
- a CDS encoding Trm112 family protein — translation MSLSPELLKILVCPKSKAPLEYYAGPPEVLVCRESRLVYSVQDGIPVMLIDEAQPLDDAKYPPTA, via the coding sequence ATGAGCCTGTCTCCCGAGCTGCTGAAGATCCTTGTCTGCCCCAAAAGCAAGGCGCCGCTGGAGTATTACGCGGGTCCGCCTGAGGTGCTTGTGTGCCGTGAAAGCCGCCTGGTGTATTCGGTGCAGGACGGCATTCCCGTGATGCTGATCGACGAAGCACAGCCGCTGGACGACGCGAAGTACCCGCCCACGGCGTGA
- a CDS encoding cystathionine gamma-lyase, producing MSTAPNPEWRDGTRVVRAGLPDASPGTPYLAGPVFAAPYHAPGDPTASPFTYGRFSNPTWVAYEQALEALEGGPCLLFPSGMAASAAVLATMVPPGGKLVMPAESYYTTRVIATQQFPGAWFAAQGIEVVMAPTVGDGWRNALDGAAMLWLESPTNPALDVCDIAALAQAAHAAGALVVVDNTTATPLLQQPLALGADFAVVSDTKAMTGHADLVLGHVACRDIAQAETIRTWRTRMGVIAGPMEAWLAHRSLATLDVRLTRQCDTAMQIATMLAAHPKVHGVRYPGLPNDPSYAIASKQMKRFGGVISFALDDAAAVTRFFAASSLVYEATSFGGVHTSAERRARWGGDAVSEGFVRLSIGLEDVRDLLNDFERALGAV from the coding sequence GTGAGCACCGCGCCGAACCCCGAGTGGCGCGACGGCACGCGGGTCGTGCGCGCCGGCCTGCCCGACGCCTCGCCCGGGACGCCGTACCTGGCGGGTCCGGTGTTCGCGGCGCCGTATCATGCACCGGGCGATCCGACCGCGTCGCCGTTCACGTACGGCCGCTTCTCCAATCCCACCTGGGTGGCATACGAGCAGGCGCTCGAGGCGCTCGAAGGAGGGCCGTGCCTGCTCTTTCCGAGCGGCATGGCGGCGTCCGCCGCGGTGCTGGCCACGATGGTGCCGCCCGGCGGCAAGCTGGTGATGCCGGCCGAGAGCTACTACACGACGCGGGTGATCGCGACGCAGCAGTTTCCCGGTGCGTGGTTCGCCGCGCAGGGCATTGAGGTGGTCATGGCACCGACCGTGGGCGACGGGTGGCGTAACGCGCTCGACGGTGCCGCGATGCTGTGGCTCGAATCGCCGACCAATCCGGCGCTCGATGTGTGCGACATCGCGGCGCTCGCACAGGCGGCGCATGCGGCCGGCGCACTGGTGGTCGTCGACAACACGACCGCCACGCCGTTGCTGCAGCAGCCGCTCGCCCTCGGCGCGGACTTCGCCGTGGTCTCCGATACGAAAGCGATGACCGGGCATGCCGACTTGGTGCTCGGTCACGTGGCGTGTCGCGACATCGCGCAGGCGGAAACGATTCGCACCTGGCGCACGCGCATGGGGGTGATCGCCGGACCGATGGAAGCGTGGCTGGCGCATCGTTCGTTGGCGACGCTCGACGTACGCCTCACGCGTCAGTGCGACACCGCGATGCAGATCGCCACGATGCTGGCGGCGCATCCAAAGGTGCATGGTGTGCGCTATCCCGGCTTGCCGAACGATCCGTCGTACGCGATCGCCTCGAAGCAAATGAAGCGGTTCGGCGGCGTGATCAGCTTCGCACTCGATGATGCCGCGGCGGTGACGCGCTTCTTCGCGGCTTCTTCGCTGGTGTACGAGGCGACGAGCTTTGGTGGTGTCCATACCAGCGCCGAGCGTCGCGCCCGCTGGGGCGGCGACGCGGTGTCAGAAGGATTCGTGCGACTGAGCATCGGGCTCGAGGACGTGCGCGATCTGTTGAACGATTTCGAGCGCGCTCTCGGCGCGGTCTAG
- a CDS encoding amidase, protein MTKRIDRRDFVASTLATAAAATVGTMATLVPMQTAQAAGEKHDGVQPDAFPYAELSVLELQSRMAKGTLTSRTLTAAYLTRIAAVDRSGPTLNSVIETNPDALAIAAERDAERRAGKVRGPLHGIPVLIKDNIDSADRMQTTAGSLALVGKPAPRDAFIVQRLREAGAVLLGKTNLSEWANFRSTRSTSGWSGRGGQTRHPFVLDRNPCGSSSGTGTAISANLAAVGIGTETDGSIICPSSICGLVGIKPTVGLWSRSGIIPISSSQDTAGPMARTVADAAALLGALTGVDGRDRATTESAGKSAADYTTFLDAKSLQGARIGVARNMAGFHPMTDAAFERAIDALRKAGAVIVDPANVPTVGKYDEAELDVLLYEFKAGVNAYLAERGSTVSVRTMDDVIAFNRANSSVEMPYFGQEQMERSQSMGSLDDAKYRDAVAACRRLSRDEGIDAIMAQHSLDAIIAPSNGPSWPTDLINGDRYSGGNSSVAAVAGYPSITVPMGFADALPLGVSFIGRAWSEGRLIGLAYAFEQATEARRAPRFLPTVPIAPPKRGS, encoded by the coding sequence ATGACGAAGCGGATCGATCGACGCGATTTTGTCGCGTCGACGCTGGCCACGGCAGCAGCGGCCACCGTTGGGACGATGGCGACACTCGTGCCGATGCAGACGGCGCAGGCGGCCGGTGAGAAGCATGACGGCGTACAGCCCGATGCGTTTCCATACGCCGAGCTGAGTGTGTTGGAGCTGCAGTCGCGGATGGCGAAAGGGACCCTCACGTCACGCACGCTCACGGCGGCGTATCTGACACGCATCGCGGCGGTGGATCGCAGCGGTCCGACGCTGAATTCGGTGATCGAGACGAATCCTGATGCGCTCGCGATTGCGGCGGAACGTGACGCCGAGCGTCGTGCAGGCAAGGTGCGTGGTCCGCTGCACGGTATTCCGGTGCTGATCAAGGACAACATCGACAGCGCCGATCGCATGCAGACCACGGCCGGGTCACTGGCCTTGGTGGGCAAGCCGGCACCGCGCGATGCGTTCATCGTGCAGCGACTGCGCGAGGCCGGCGCCGTGCTGCTGGGCAAGACCAATCTGAGCGAGTGGGCGAACTTCCGATCGACACGATCCACGAGTGGTTGGAGCGGACGCGGCGGACAAACGCGCCATCCGTTCGTGCTCGACCGCAATCCGTGCGGCTCGAGCTCGGGCACTGGTACCGCGATCTCGGCGAACCTGGCCGCCGTGGGCATCGGCACGGAAACCGACGGCTCGATCATCTGTCCGTCGTCGATTTGCGGACTGGTGGGTATCAAACCGACGGTCGGGTTGTGGAGCCGCAGCGGCATCATTCCAATTTCGTCGTCGCAGGACACGGCGGGCCCGATGGCGCGCACCGTCGCCGATGCGGCGGCGCTGCTGGGTGCCCTGACCGGCGTGGACGGGCGCGACCGCGCCACGACGGAGAGCGCGGGCAAGAGCGCGGCGGACTACACCACGTTTCTAGATGCGAAGTCGCTGCAGGGCGCGCGGATCGGCGTGGCGCGCAACATGGCCGGCTTTCATCCGATGACCGATGCGGCGTTCGAGCGTGCCATCGACGCACTGCGCAAAGCGGGTGCCGTGATCGTGGATCCGGCCAACGTGCCAACGGTGGGCAAGTACGATGAAGCGGAACTCGACGTGCTGCTGTACGAGTTCAAGGCGGGCGTGAACGCCTATCTCGCGGAGCGCGGTAGCACGGTGTCGGTGCGCACCATGGACGACGTGATCGCGTTCAATCGTGCGAATTCCAGCGTCGAGATGCCGTACTTCGGACAGGAGCAGATGGAGCGCTCGCAGAGCATGGGTTCGCTCGACGACGCGAAGTATCGCGACGCCGTGGCCGCGTGTCGTCGATTGTCGCGTGACGAGGGGATCGACGCCATCATGGCGCAGCACTCACTCGATGCCATCATAGCACCGTCGAACGGACCGTCGTGGCCGACCGACTTGATCAACGGCGATCGCTACAGCGGCGGCAACTCCAGTGTGGCGGCGGTGGCCGGCTATCCCAGCATTACGGTGCCGATGGGATTCGCCGATGCGTTGCCGCTCGGTGTGTCGTTCATTGGTCGGGCGTGGAGTGAAGGCCGGTTGATCGGCCTCGCCTATGCCTTCGAGCAGGCGACGGAGGCGCGTCGGGCACCGCGCTTTTTGCCGACGGTGCCAATCGCGCCACCAAAGCGGGGGTCGTAG